One window of Streptococcus suis genomic DNA carries:
- a CDS encoding peptide chain release factor 3, with product MSLQEEIKKRRTFAIISHPDAGKTTITEQLLYFGGEIREAGTVKGKKTGNFAKSDWMDIEKQRGISVTSSVMQFDYAGKRVNILDTPGHEDFSEDTYRTLMAVDAAVMVVDSAKGIEAQTKKLFEVVKHRNIPVFTFINKLDRDGREPLDLLQELEEVLGIASYPMNWPIGMGKSFEGLYDLHNKRLELYRSDERFASLDEGDKLFGSNPFYAQVLDDIELLAEAGNEFSEQAISDGDLTPVFFGSALTNFGVQTFLDTFLEFAPEPHGHKTTTGDVIDPLNKDFSGFVFKIQANMDPRHRDRIAFVRVVSGEFERGMPVNLPRTGKGAKLSNVTQFMAESRENVENAVAGDIIGVYDTGTYQVGDTLTVGKNKFEFEPLPTFTPEIFMKVSAKNVMKQKSFHKGIEQLVQEGAIQLYKNYQTGEYMLGAVGQLQFEVFKHRMEGEYNAEVVMTPMGKKTVRWIKPEDLDERMSSSRNILAKDRFDQPVFLFENDFALRWFADKYPDVELEEKM from the coding sequence ATGTCACTACAAGAAGAAATCAAGAAACGCCGCACCTTTGCGATCATCTCTCACCCGGACGCGGGTAAGACCACTATTACTGAGCAGTTGCTCTACTTTGGTGGTGAAATTCGTGAGGCAGGGACGGTCAAGGGGAAAAAGACTGGTAACTTTGCCAAGTCTGACTGGATGGATATCGAGAAACAGCGTGGTATCTCTGTTACCTCGTCTGTTATGCAGTTTGACTATGCGGGCAAGCGTGTTAACATTTTGGATACGCCAGGACACGAGGACTTCTCTGAGGATACCTATCGGACCTTGATGGCGGTGGATGCGGCTGTCATGGTGGTGGACTCTGCCAAGGGTATCGAGGCTCAGACTAAAAAACTCTTTGAGGTCGTTAAGCACCGCAACATCCCAGTCTTTACCTTCATCAACAAGTTGGACCGTGACGGTCGTGAGCCGCTTGATTTGTTGCAGGAATTGGAAGAAGTCTTGGGCATTGCCAGCTACCCCATGAACTGGCCCATCGGTATGGGGAAATCCTTCGAGGGACTCTATGACCTCCATAACAAACGCTTGGAACTCTACCGTAGTGATGAGCGTTTTGCAAGCTTGGATGAGGGTGACAAGCTCTTTGGCTCTAACCCATTTTATGCTCAAGTTCTGGATGATATTGAACTTTTGGCGGAAGCTGGGAATGAATTCTCAGAGCAGGCCATTTCGGACGGCGATTTGACCCCTGTTTTCTTCGGCTCAGCCCTGACAAACTTTGGTGTGCAGACCTTCCTTGATACCTTCTTGGAATTTGCTCCAGAGCCACATGGTCACAAGACAACGACAGGGGATGTCATTGACCCACTCAACAAAGACTTTTCAGGCTTTGTTTTCAAAATCCAAGCCAACATGGACCCTCGTCACCGCGACCGCATTGCCTTTGTCCGTGTGGTTTCGGGCGAATTTGAACGCGGTATGCCGGTTAACCTGCCTCGTACAGGCAAGGGGGCTAAGTTGTCCAACGTGACCCAGTTCATGGCAGAAAGCCGTGAGAATGTGGAAAATGCAGTGGCAGGGGACATTATCGGGGTTTACGATACAGGAACCTATCAGGTAGGAGATACCCTGACCGTAGGCAAGAACAAGTTTGAATTCGAGCCGCTACCGACTTTCACACCTGAAATTTTCATGAAAGTTTCTGCCAAAAACGTCATGAAACAAAAATCCTTCCACAAGGGAATCGAGCAACTGGTCCAAGAAGGTGCTATCCAGCTCTACAAGAACTACCAGACAGGCGAGTATATGCTGGGGGCTGTTGGTCAGCTCCAGTTTGAAGTTTTCAAACACCGCATGGAAGGTGAGTACAATGCTGAGGTAGTTATGACCCCAATGGGCAAAAAGACTGTTCGTTGGATCAAGCCAGAAGACCTGGATGAACGCATGTCTTCAAGCCGCAATATCCTAGCCAAAGACCGCTTTGATCAACCAGTCTTCCTCTTTGAAAACGACTTTGCCCTCCGCTGGTTCGCGGACAAGTATCCGGACGTGGAGTTGGAAGAGAAGATGTGA
- a CDS encoding Maf family protein, translating into MKTIFDYQSQGQAGQIDSYVLLSNSPRRKELLQFLAPEIQSVEVDERRIEEQFMAEFAADDFLTRAAKTCCEISKAKSDLPLEPGKLYISADTIVVADDRIFNKPLDLAEAEAMLRSYFGKIHQVVTSVCLRTADSLDAFYTVAEIDFVDYYPALEEPIQTYIHDKQPLDKAGAYGIQELDPRFVAGISGDIHTIIGLPVAEVSRRIFSTKALENSRAL; encoded by the coding sequence ATGAAAACAATTTTCGATTACCAAAGTCAAGGCCAAGCAGGACAAATTGACTCCTATGTCCTGCTCAGCAACTCACCCCGCAGAAAAGAGCTTTTGCAATTTTTAGCGCCAGAAATCCAGTCGGTAGAAGTTGATGAACGCAGGATTGAAGAACAGTTTATGGCTGAATTCGCTGCGGATGATTTTCTGACCCGGGCCGCCAAGACCTGTTGTGAAATTTCCAAGGCCAAGTCTGATCTGCCTCTGGAGCCGGGTAAGCTCTACATTTCAGCGGATACCATTGTGGTGGCGGACGACCGAATTTTTAATAAACCGCTTGATTTGGCGGAGGCTGAGGCCATGTTGCGCTCTTATTTCGGCAAGATCCATCAGGTTGTGACCTCGGTCTGCCTGCGCACTGCGGATTCATTGGATGCCTTTTACACTGTGGCAGAGATTGACTTTGTCGACTATTACCCAGCGCTTGAGGAGCCTATCCAGACCTACATCCATGACAAGCAGCCCCTGGACAAGGCTGGTGCCTACGGTATTCAGGAGCTGGACCCACGCTTTGTGGCCGGGATTTCAGGTGACATTCATACCATCATTGGCCTGCCCGTCGCTGAGGTTTCCCGTAGGATTTTTTCTACAAAGGCTTTGGAAAATAGCAGAGCACTTTAG
- a CDS encoding ABC transporter ATP-binding protein/permease: MAIVAYIAVSVVYALILAATGFIYAQVSEAALSGDQKAFVTSSVIAVVFFLCDGYFDYLPRYLKFKLINQIMEETRNQLVTAYASEDLGEATKDSQADKVHVLVHHLNILETTYLTPLLSMVTSILVFSFSLIGALYLQGTMAMIMLALCFIPFLAPVINKGILARVTKDSQEEKNAYLTLFSEFVEALSFIRISTITPVFQEKLAVSSQEYTRRANRFAQKQSQTYAVSYSLSSVVYSGSWIIGGIFVFQGLLNISDLIAMTTLMGTVAGPIQTMSGLLTDYLSSRTVVEELTGLLNRKEEGQAAKPVLKESITSLALEGIDCCYQGHQIVENFSYLFHANKKYAILGKSGSGKTTLLRLLLGIQKPEAGRVLVNQRNLAELDQLALFRKVYYLPQKTNLFTASIGDNLTLFAPLDESKAMVCLRQVGLEDWFYRQGDGFATLLTSSQQLSGGEERRFDLARALYRDAEVFLFDEPTTGLDSQSEQLIADSLEKIRDKLVIVVTHSQEESFLALFDEQVHLSV, encoded by the coding sequence TTGGCAATAGTTGCTTATATTGCTGTGTCGGTGGTCTATGCTCTGATTTTAGCGGCAACGGGTTTTATTTATGCGCAAGTTTCGGAAGCGGCCTTATCTGGTGACCAGAAGGCATTTGTGACCAGTTCAGTGATTGCAGTGGTATTCTTTTTATGTGATGGCTATTTTGACTATCTGCCGCGCTATCTAAAATTTAAGTTGATCAATCAGATTATGGAAGAGACGCGCAATCAATTAGTGACTGCCTATGCGAGTGAGGACTTAGGAGAGGCAACAAAAGATAGTCAGGCAGATAAGGTCCATGTCTTGGTTCATCATCTGAACATCTTAGAAACTACCTATCTAACACCGCTCCTATCCATGGTGACAAGCATATTGGTCTTTAGTTTTTCCTTGATTGGAGCTCTCTACCTTCAAGGAACCATGGCTATGATCATGTTGGCGCTCTGCTTTATTCCATTTTTGGCTCCGGTGATTAATAAGGGGATTTTAGCTCGTGTGACTAAGGACAGTCAGGAGGAGAAGAATGCCTATCTCACCTTGTTTAGTGAGTTTGTAGAAGCTCTCTCTTTTATCCGCATCAGCACCATCACGCCAGTTTTTCAAGAAAAGCTGGCGGTATCCAGTCAGGAATACACTAGGCGTGCTAACCGTTTTGCCCAAAAACAATCCCAGACTTATGCGGTTTCCTACAGTTTGAGCAGCGTAGTCTATTCAGGTTCCTGGATTATTGGAGGGATCTTTGTCTTCCAAGGTCTGCTGAACATTTCGGATTTGATTGCTATGACAACCTTGATGGGAACTGTAGCAGGTCCTATCCAAACCATGTCAGGCTTGCTGACGGATTATCTTTCTAGTCGGACGGTTGTGGAGGAGTTGACAGGTCTCTTAAATAGGAAGGAAGAAGGTCAAGCTGCCAAGCCAGTTTTGAAGGAATCCATTACGAGCCTTGCTCTGGAAGGGATTGATTGTTGCTATCAAGGCCATCAGATTGTGGAGAATTTTTCTTATCTTTTTCACGCCAATAAAAAATATGCTATCTTGGGCAAGAGCGGGAGTGGGAAGACGACCTTGCTCCGCCTCTTGCTGGGGATTCAGAAACCAGAGGCTGGAAGAGTCCTGGTCAACCAGAGGAATCTGGCAGAACTGGACCAGCTTGCCCTCTTTCGGAAAGTCTATTACCTACCGCAGAAAACCAATCTATTTACAGCTAGTATCGGGGATAATTTGACCTTGTTTGCGCCTTTAGATGAGTCTAAAGCGATGGTTTGCTTGCGGCAAGTTGGTTTAGAGGACTGGTTCTATCGGCAGGGAGATGGATTTGCTACTCTCTTGACCTCTTCTCAGCAATTATCAGGTGGGGAAGAGAGACGGTTTGATTTGGCGCGTGCCCTTTACCGTGATGCAGAGGTCTTTTTATTTGATGAACCTACAACAGGTTTAGATTCTCAAAGCGAACAATTGATTGCGGATAGTCTCGAGAAAATAAGGGACAAACTGGTGATTGTTGTGACACACTCTCAGGAGGAAAGTTTTTTAGCCCTCTTTGATGAGCAGGTCCATCTATCAGTTTGA
- the lepA gene encoding translation elongation factor 4, producing the protein MNLEDLKKRQEKIRNFSIIAHIDHGKSTLADRILEKTETVSSREMQAQLLDSMDLERERGITIKLNAVQLNYKAKDGETYTFHLIDTPGHVDFTYEVSRSLAACEGAILVVDAAQGIEAQTLANVYLALDNDLEILPIINKIDLPAADPERVRHEIEDVIGLDASEAVLTSAKAGIGIEEILEQIVEKVPAPTGDVEAPLQALIFDSVYDPYRGVILQVRIVNGVVKPGDTIQMMSNGKTFDVTEVGIFTPKAMGRDYLATGDVGYIAASIKTVADTRVGDTVTLADNPASEPLAGYKQMNPMVFAGIYPIDSNKYNDLREALEKLQLNDASLQFEPETSQALGFGFRCGFLGLLHMDVIQERIEREFNIDLIMTAPSVVYHVNMTDGESIDVANPSEFPDPTKIATIEEPYVKAQIMVPQEYVGAVMELAQRKRGDFVTMDYIDDNRVNVIYQIPLAEIVFDFFDKLKSSTRGYASFDYEISEYRSSKLVKMDILLNGDKVDALSFIVHKEFAYERGKIIVDKLKKIIPRQQFEVPIQAAIGQKIVARSDIKALRKNVLAKCYGGDVSRKRKLLEKQKAGKKRMKAIGSVEVPQEAFLSVLSMDEDDKK; encoded by the coding sequence ATGAATTTAGAAGATTTGAAAAAACGACAGGAGAAGATTCGTAACTTCTCTATCATTGCCCATATTGACCATGGGAAATCAACGCTGGCTGACCGTATTTTGGAAAAAACAGAGACAGTTTCTAGCCGTGAAATGCAGGCCCAGCTCCTAGACAGCATGGATTTGGAGCGTGAGCGTGGCATTACCATCAAGCTCAATGCTGTCCAGCTCAACTACAAGGCCAAGGATGGTGAGACCTATACCTTCCACCTGATTGACACACCGGGGCACGTTGACTTTACCTATGAAGTTTCTCGGTCTTTGGCAGCCTGCGAAGGTGCGATTTTGGTGGTCGATGCTGCTCAAGGTATTGAGGCTCAGACCTTGGCCAACGTTTATCTGGCCCTGGACAATGATTTGGAAATCCTGCCCATTATCAACAAGATTGACTTGCCAGCGGCTGATCCAGAACGTGTCCGTCATGAAATCGAAGATGTAATCGGACTGGACGCCTCAGAGGCTGTCTTGACGTCCGCAAAAGCGGGTATTGGCATCGAGGAAATCCTTGAGCAAATCGTTGAAAAAGTGCCTGCACCAACTGGTGATGTCGAGGCGCCCCTTCAAGCATTGATTTTCGACTCTGTTTACGACCCATACCGCGGTGTTATTTTGCAGGTCCGCATTGTCAATGGTGTGGTCAAGCCCGGCGACACCATTCAAATGATGTCCAATGGCAAGACCTTTGATGTGACAGAAGTGGGAATTTTCACACCCAAAGCCATGGGGCGTGACTACCTGGCAACGGGTGACGTAGGTTATATTGCGGCCTCCATCAAGACGGTTGCGGATACCCGTGTCGGTGATACGGTGACCTTAGCTGACAATCCTGCCTCTGAACCCTTGGCTGGCTACAAACAGATGAACCCAATGGTCTTTGCTGGTATCTATCCGATTGATTCCAACAAGTACAATGACTTGCGTGAGGCCTTGGAAAAACTCCAGCTCAATGATGCGAGTCTACAATTTGAACCTGAAACATCGCAGGCCCTCGGCTTTGGTTTCCGTTGTGGATTCTTAGGCCTCTTGCACATGGATGTTATCCAAGAACGGATTGAGCGTGAGTTTAACATTGATCTGATCATGACAGCGCCGTCGGTGGTTTACCATGTCAACATGACAGACGGTGAGTCGATCGATGTGGCCAACCCATCTGAGTTTCCAGATCCGACCAAGATTGCCACTATCGAAGAGCCTTACGTCAAGGCCCAAATCATGGTACCGCAGGAATATGTCGGTGCGGTGATGGAATTGGCCCAGCGCAAGCGTGGCGACTTCGTGACCATGGATTATATTGATGACAATCGTGTCAATGTCATTTACCAAATCCCTCTGGCTGAAATTGTCTTTGATTTCTTTGACAAGCTTAAGTCCTCAACCCGCGGCTACGCGAGCTTTGACTACGAGATTTCTGAATACCGCTCATCTAAACTGGTGAAAATGGATATTCTCCTCAATGGCGACAAGGTCGATGCCCTCAGCTTTATCGTCCACAAGGAATTTGCCTATGAACGTGGGAAAATCATCGTGGACAAGCTCAAGAAAATCATTCCACGTCAACAATTTGAGGTGCCAATCCAAGCCGCTATCGGTCAAAAAATCGTGGCCCGTAGCGACATTAAGGCCCTTCGGAAAAACGTTTTGGCCAAGTGTTATGGAGGTGACGTTTCCCGTAAACGTAAACTTCTGGAAAAACAAAAGGCCGGTAAAAAACGGATGAAGGCCATCGGTTCCGTCGAAGTACCGCAGGAAGCCTTCCTCAGCGTCCTCAGCATGGATGAAGATGATAAAAAATAA